A genome region from Aurantiacibacter sp. MUD61 includes the following:
- a CDS encoding ATP synthase F1 subunit epsilon: protein MALHFELVTPSKLVRSEDVHMVVVPGSEGEFGVLEGHAPFMSTIRDGAVQVYKTEGAEPESIVVKGGFAEVGEKGLTVLAEHVEA from the coding sequence ATGGCACTGCACTTCGAACTCGTCACGCCGAGCAAGCTCGTCCGTTCGGAAGACGTCCACATGGTGGTCGTGCCCGGCAGCGAAGGCGAGTTTGGCGTGCTGGAAGGCCACGCACCTTTCATGTCGACCATCCGGGACGGCGCGGTGCAGGTCTACAAGACCGAGGGCGCCGAGCCTGAGAGCATCGTGGTCAAAGGCGGCTTTGCCGAAGTCGGCGAAAAGGGCCTCACGGTTCTAGCCGAGCACGTCGAAGCCTAA
- a CDS encoding SOUL family heme-binding protein: MLKKIAIAAAGLGVLVAGSAFAYDRYMESIEGPEYTVLRSDGDIELREYAPIIVAEVWSEGTREQANGQGFRRLAAYIFAEDRGGEEIAMTSPVMQDAEEREEIAMTSPVMQDAGGEGRWRTRFVMPAEYTLETLPPAPDDITLTEVPARRMAVVQFSGNARNADLAEREEQLRNWMAENGLEAARGAEYAFYDPPSVPGVMRRNEVMIPVE; encoded by the coding sequence ATGCTGAAGAAAATAGCCATCGCCGCCGCTGGTCTTGGCGTCCTAGTCGCCGGAAGCGCGTTCGCTTATGATCGATATATGGAAAGCATCGAAGGCCCCGAATATACCGTGCTGCGCAGCGATGGTGACATCGAATTGCGCGAATATGCGCCGATCATCGTTGCCGAAGTGTGGAGCGAAGGGACGCGAGAGCAGGCAAACGGGCAGGGCTTTCGCCGCCTGGCCGCCTATATCTTCGCCGAGGATCGCGGCGGTGAGGAGATCGCGATGACCTCTCCGGTGATGCAGGATGCAGAGGAACGGGAAGAGATCGCGATGACATCGCCTGTCATGCAGGATGCGGGGGGCGAGGGCCGCTGGCGCACGCGTTTCGTAATGCCCGCCGAATACACGTTGGAGACGCTGCCACCCGCGCCGGATGATATCACGCTTACCGAAGTTCCGGCTCGCCGCATGGCGGTGGTGCAATTCTCCGGCAATGCGCGCAACGCCGACTTGGCTGAGCGCGAGGAGCAATTGCGCAATTGGATGGCAGAGAACGGCTTGGAGGCAGCACGGGGCGCCGAATATGCCTTCTACGATCCGCCTTCGGTGCCCGGCGTCATGCGCCGCAATGAAGTGATGATCCCGGTCGAATAA